The following coding sequences are from one Veillonella rodentium window:
- the smc gene encoding chromosome segregation protein SMC has protein sequence MQLLRLELKGFKSFADKTIVKFSPGMTAVIGPNGSGKSNITDAMKWVLGESNVRNLRGQKAEDIIFSGTEKRKPMSSAEVTLVFDNSDHQLDLDMAEVAITRRIYRTGESEFLINKRSCRLKDIHLLLADTGLGKDSMAIIGQNRIDAILNSKPEERRIIFEDVAGISRFKINKEDALRRIASTDRNMERVRDVMATIEEQMDPLAEKAEKTKTYMALSRTKRDYDGALGFHNYKTSDRLLTRFENDNISFKDEEIELQTELAKLEARRHMLQSSSSKEQEQLKLWETQYTEKQRDEERLSGQLRLLEEQLKTAHRELDEMTMRINELEATQKGEEQQLRILDQLLQDEGDQLSEKEEQLEKLEAAYNSAVEAVSTEQERFQSLQSDRDTFEKRQLEVVSAIETAKAGLRSLEARKAECVAQCSVLETEIGQVEKELHVARAEYEQLGQDFKTLSAQREALIERAKNASVQIREGQKELQKLRTQEQRTKGRLELLAQWEEQHEGYLEGTKNILNGKGSWRSQITGAVGDLFTVEDKFTTAIETALGGSVNHVVTTTARAASDGVNYLKSMQGGRVTFLPMDSVKGKPYDTPALTESCVLGTAVDCISFDNQYAHIFQYLLGRTLVVTSMDDAIGLQKKYHHQLRIVTLTGEQFQPGGSLTGGVTKRKRASVMSRKEEAATLERELEHIRERIRSLTSNLERLESSVEEMEKERIGLDERYQHTNLLYVAGETKVQNIQNQVDRKRRVLNAEQERLVQIDIDSATTQANLKQQEQTLESLQASHGVDGNQGALMDRLTSLQKVQQEAYEAFTEVRLTCDTLRQNIKERQSQREQRTQSIESIAARLVPLKELLASTLIRCEEELPKTQELIQSELQAVIEEVERLRILRDEAYDKTSTGREELESILSEQDRLNQRYKVVQSRLVDMEGKITRHRMDCERYVEELQELGFTLEDAQGIRLEGSVSDWKDEQARLMAEIAELGPVNPNAVEEYEETKTRYDFLTNQLSDLETAKAQLQAVIAEMDKAMSTQLYDVLDVVGKGFQDVFSQLFGGGTAQIVLTDPENILTGGIDFYIQPPGKKRQQLTLLSGGERALTVIALLFSFLNYRPAPFCVLDEVDAALDEANVDRFSSYLNRINKETQFIVVTHRKKTMEAAEVLQGVTMVERGVSRLLTVSFEDVKEDLA, from the coding sequence ATGCAATTACTTCGGTTGGAATTAAAGGGCTTTAAATCGTTTGCGGATAAAACGATTGTAAAATTCTCACCAGGAATGACTGCCGTTATTGGTCCTAACGGAAGTGGTAAAAGTAATATTACGGATGCTATGAAATGGGTATTGGGAGAATCCAATGTCCGTAATTTGCGCGGTCAAAAAGCGGAGGATATCATTTTCTCCGGTACGGAAAAACGTAAACCGATGAGTTCCGCTGAGGTTACGCTCGTTTTTGATAACAGTGATCATCAGCTCGATCTCGACATGGCCGAGGTGGCGATTACACGCCGTATTTATCGTACCGGTGAAAGCGAGTTTCTCATCAATAAACGATCTTGTCGTTTAAAGGATATCCATCTTTTATTAGCTGATACGGGCCTCGGAAAGGATTCGATGGCCATCATCGGTCAAAATCGTATCGATGCGATTCTGAACAGTAAGCCGGAAGAGCGTCGTATTATTTTTGAAGATGTGGCCGGGATTTCCCGTTTTAAAATTAATAAGGAAGATGCACTTCGCCGTATTGCAAGCACAGACCGTAATATGGAACGTGTGCGCGATGTGATGGCGACAATCGAGGAGCAGATGGATCCATTGGCGGAGAAGGCCGAAAAGACTAAAACGTATATGGCTCTCAGTCGTACAAAACGAGATTATGATGGCGCTTTGGGCTTTCATAATTATAAAACTTCGGACCGTCTGCTCACGAGATTTGAAAATGATAATATATCCTTTAAGGACGAGGAGATTGAACTACAAACGGAGCTGGCTAAATTAGAAGCACGCCGTCATATGTTACAGTCTTCATCCTCAAAGGAGCAGGAACAGTTAAAACTGTGGGAAACTCAGTACACGGAAAAGCAACGTGATGAAGAACGCTTGTCCGGACAGTTGCGTCTTCTGGAGGAACAGTTAAAGACGGCGCATCGCGAGTTGGACGAAATGACTATGCGTATTAATGAATTGGAAGCAACGCAAAAGGGCGAGGAGCAACAATTACGCATTTTAGATCAACTTTTACAAGATGAAGGAGATCAACTGTCTGAAAAGGAAGAACAGTTAGAGAAATTGGAAGCCGCCTATAATTCTGCTGTTGAAGCTGTATCTACAGAACAGGAGAGGTTTCAATCCTTGCAGTCTGATCGTGATACCTTTGAGAAACGTCAGTTAGAAGTGGTCAGTGCGATTGAAACGGCTAAGGCCGGATTGCGCAGCCTGGAAGCTCGTAAGGCAGAATGTGTTGCTCAATGCAGCGTGCTGGAGACTGAAATCGGTCAGGTAGAAAAAGAGCTCCATGTCGCTCGTGCCGAGTATGAACAATTAGGTCAGGATTTCAAAACCTTATCGGCTCAACGTGAAGCGCTCATAGAACGTGCGAAAAATGCATCTGTACAGATACGAGAAGGTCAAAAAGAATTACAGAAGCTGCGCACGCAGGAGCAGCGCACGAAAGGCCGATTGGAACTGTTGGCTCAATGGGAAGAGCAGCATGAAGGTTATTTGGAAGGGACCAAGAATATTCTGAACGGAAAAGGTTCATGGCGAAGTCAAATAACAGGCGCCGTCGGTGATCTTTTTACCGTAGAGGATAAGTTTACGACGGCTATCGAGACGGCTTTAGGCGGCAGCGTGAATCATGTGGTTACGACTACTGCGCGGGCTGCATCGGATGGGGTTAATTATTTAAAATCCATGCAAGGCGGTCGTGTTACCTTTTTGCCTATGGATTCCGTAAAAGGAAAGCCTTATGATACACCGGCTCTCACTGAATCCTGTGTACTGGGAACGGCTGTTGACTGTATTTCCTTTGATAATCAATATGCTCATATCTTTCAATATTTATTGGGACGAACATTGGTGGTTACATCCATGGATGATGCCATTGGGTTGCAGAAAAAATACCACCACCAGTTGCGTATCGTTACGTTAACCGGTGAACAGTTTCAACCGGGCGGCTCTTTAACGGGCGGGGTTACAAAGCGGAAACGTGCATCCGTTATGAGCCGTAAGGAAGAAGCAGCTACTTTAGAACGTGAATTAGAGCATATCAGAGAGCGGATCCGGAGCTTGACATCGAATTTAGAGCGTCTTGAGTCCTCCGTCGAAGAGATGGAAAAGGAACGAATTGGTCTTGATGAACGGTACCAACATACGAATTTACTTTATGTGGCGGGAGAAACAAAGGTTCAGAATATACAGAATCAAGTGGACCGTAAGCGACGTGTCCTTAATGCCGAACAAGAGCGGTTGGTACAAATCGATATCGATTCGGCTACGACACAAGCAAATTTGAAACAACAGGAACAGACCTTGGAAAGCCTGCAGGCATCTCACGGTGTAGATGGCAATCAAGGTGCCTTAATGGATCGATTAACGAGTTTGCAAAAGGTGCAGCAGGAAGCTTATGAAGCTTTCACGGAAGTACGACTTACATGTGATACACTGAGACAGAACATTAAGGAGCGACAAAGCCAGCGCGAACAACGGACTCAGTCTATTGAAAGTATCGCTGCCCGATTGGTACCGTTAAAGGAATTACTGGCGAGCACGCTTATTCGCTGTGAAGAGGAGTTGCCGAAGACTCAAGAGTTGATACAGTCGGAATTGCAGGCTGTTATCGAAGAGGTAGAGCGTTTGCGTATATTGCGCGATGAAGCGTATGATAAAACCTCTACAGGTCGAGAGGAATTGGAATCTATCTTAAGTGAACAGGATCGATTGAATCAACGGTACAAAGTTGTTCAGTCCCGTCTTGTCGATATGGAAGGTAAAATTACTCGTCATCGCATGGATTGTGAGCGATATGTAGAGGAACTGCAAGAGTTAGGCTTCACCTTGGAAGATGCCCAAGGTATCCGATTGGAAGGTTCCGTGTCGGACTGGAAGGATGAACAGGCTCGTTTGATGGCGGAAATCGCCGAATTGGGTCCTGTGAATCCGAATGCGGTTGAAGAGTATGAAGAAACAAAGACTCGATACGACTTTTTAACGAATCAGCTGTCTGATCTGGAGACGGCGAAGGCTCAGCTGCAAGCTGTTATCGCTGAAATGGATAAAGCCATGAGTACACAGCTGTATGATGTATTGGATGTGGTCGGCAAGGGATTTCAGGATGTATTCAGTCAATTATTCGGTGGCGGGACGGCTCAAATTGTATTAACCGATCCGGAAAATATTTTGACGGGCGGCATTGATTTTTATATACAACCGCCTGGGAAGAAGCGCCAGCAATTGACGTTGTTATCGGGTGGTGAACGGGCTCTTACCGTTATCGCATTATTGTTCTCATTCCTCAACTATCGTCCGGCACCGTTCTGTGTACTTGACGAAGTTGATGCCGCATTGGATGAAGCAAATGTAGATCGATTCAGTTCGTATCTGAATCGTATAAATAAAGAAACGCAGTTTATTGTCGTAACTCATCGCAAGAAAACAATGGAAGCCGCCGAAGTATTACAGGGCGTGACCATGGTGGAACGCGGGGTATCGCGATTATTGACGGTTTCATTTGAAGATGTGAAGGAGGATCTGGCATAA
- the ftsY gene encoding signal recognition particle-docking protein FtsY encodes MAFGFFDKIKDGLEKTRKSFVKNVESIIIGYAQIDDDFLDDLEAVMLTGDLGPKTTEYLMKEIRRGVTEGIINNTGDVMPFMEDRITEMLVDQEDEITLHHPEVILVVGVNGVGKTTTIAKLANYYTKEGKKVIIAAGDTFRAAAADQLSIWADRVGVPIVKHKEGADPAAVVYDAMEAAKARNADLVIVDTAGRLHTKVNLMEELKKMGRVANNHVEGAPHQTLLVLDGTTGQNAVSQAKLFGQAVPVNGIVVTKLDGTAKGGVVISIKEELGVPVRWIGVGEGMDDLRPFNAKEFANALFNKGMIQGDK; translated from the coding sequence ATGGCATTTGGATTCTTTGATAAAATTAAGGACGGCTTGGAGAAAACTCGTAAGTCCTTTGTCAAAAATGTTGAAAGCATTATCATCGGTTATGCTCAAATCGATGATGACTTTCTTGATGATTTAGAGGCGGTTATGCTTACGGGTGATCTCGGTCCGAAAACGACGGAATACCTGATGAAAGAAATCCGTCGCGGCGTAACGGAAGGCATCATCAACAATACAGGTGATGTTATGCCTTTTATGGAGGACCGTATCACGGAAATGCTCGTCGATCAGGAGGATGAAATTACATTACATCATCCGGAGGTGATCCTCGTCGTAGGTGTTAACGGCGTCGGGAAGACGACGACCATCGCAAAATTGGCAAACTACTATACGAAGGAAGGAAAGAAGGTCATCATCGCGGCGGGGGATACGTTCAGAGCCGCTGCGGCAGATCAACTGTCCATTTGGGCGGATCGCGTAGGTGTACCAATTGTCAAGCATAAGGAAGGGGCCGATCCTGCAGCTGTTGTATATGATGCAATGGAGGCGGCAAAGGCCCGGAATGCGGACCTTGTCATCGTCGATACGGCGGGGCGTTTACATACGAAGGTTAACCTTATGGAAGAACTTAAAAAGATGGGACGCGTAGCTAATAATCATGTGGAAGGGGCTCCGCATCAGACGTTGCTTGTCCTTGACGGTACGACAGGTCAAAATGCTGTCAGTCAGGCAAAATTATTCGGACAAGCAGTTCCCGTGAACGGTATCGTCGTAACAAAACTTGACGGTACAGCCAAAGGCGGTGTCGTTATTTCCATTAAAGAAGAGTTGGGCGTACCGGTTCGTTGGATTGGCGTTGGTGAAGGCATGGATGATTTACGTCCGTTTAATGCGAAGGAATTCGCTAACGCATTATTTAATAAAGGAATGATTCAAGGTGACAAATAA